CCCATTAACACTTTTTCTGGCATCTTGTTAGAATGATTTTGTGATCACCTCTTGCAGTTATATATAGATAATCTGATACATGTGAGTAGTTTGAAAAAAAGCCCACACATGTATATCTACTAACCTTCAAATTGTTATGTTTGGGTTTATCTTTTGGGCATAACTTAAAGGAAGCTAAAGATAGGATAAAGATAGGTGGTTTaggctgtattttttttcctcacaggtTATGTGCTACCTCAAAAGCTAAGGGTAAACTAGCATGCTATCCATGCATGGACAAAAAGTTGGATCATTAAAGATGAATTCTTGTCTGGAGAGAGGACGAGCCTGTGACTGCAGCCTGGGGGAGGTGACaaaaagctgcagtcagcttgGATACTGTCCAGCTGTAGGGAATCACATACACATGTATCAGACTGAATAAAACAGTATTTATCTGTCTATTATATCCATATTCAGCTGAcagcaaaaatatcattttcTTGCCTTCCACTGTCCTTCACTAAATTATTTAGTCCACCTTTCTACCTTAATTCTATTTATAattcatgtgtttttgtatgTAAAGAATAATTTATGTCCTGTTCTATTATGTATTATGCCACTGCAGCTTATTGATATAATTCTAAAATCATGTCAGAGTAGAACAGACGACCACTCCCTGCTTTACAATTAACTGCAACAGAGCAGCATTAATACAGTTATTATTGAatgtattctatttttttcaaTTAGATAAGCCTGTTTCACTTTCTATCACACAAACAAATCGGGGTTTATAAATCATTGTCAAGCTTATGCACAGGGACTGAGTTAACATGTACTATGCATCCCAGCACAAAGAAGAACTTCACTGGCTGGTCACAGTAGCACTTGAACATAGTGAGATCCCTCCCCTGTTTACAGTGTTGTCCATGCGGTATATTTTTTTAAGACTATCTGATGGGACTGTAACATTTCAACCCAAAAACCAAGATCTCTTCCTTTGGTGTGACTGAAACTTTGGTCTGCGAGACCAGATTTTAGTCTCTTAAGTGAAAGTCCCATGACTAACACAACTAACACCACTGCTGCTCATTGAATCTGGAAATACTACAAAAGCTATTTTACAAATTGCAATCAGACTGTGTTGCACACATTTTTAACAGAAATCAATAGAACGAATTCAGTGACAGTTTGGCAACTTGCCGAGTATGTTTCTGTCTCAGAGGGCTTGTGTTTTAAAATCCAGCTTGTAACATTGATTTTAGTTCATCCATTTGTCATCTTCCTTCGTAAAACGTACTCAGATCCTGGCCACAAGTACAAAGTCTTCCCATAAACATACAGATCTTTTCTGTTATACTGATGATTTGGATAAATATGGGATGTGAGACACCTCAAAAGTATTGTTATCATGAACAAATAAGTTCTTGATGTTTGCAGACTTTATATCTCCAATGTTTAATGCATTTCATACAGTTATCAATTTATTTCCACTCTCTCTTgtcctttttctcttttcactttGTCACAGAAAATCAAACATAACACATCACCCACTCGCCAACTCATTCAACCAAGCATACCAGtgaaagagaggagaggagagacagATAGCCAAGTGTGCATTTGTAAAAGTCCTAATTAGTTTATGACATGCATATCACTGAATTGAGGACAGTAAAAGAATGAATTTGCAACTTTCATCTCATTATTTGTCAAGTTAGGCTATCGCCTAAAGCAGTTGGCTGAACACATGTGGTTTGCACACAACAGTTTGCACACAACAGGCCATGAGACACATCTGCACGTGCATGCATACAGCCCTACACTTGACTTTTTGAAACAGGGGATGCATTATTAGAAAATCTCTGCCAGAGTAGTGGTTCAGGgaaggaaataaagaaaatatatgaaaaaaaaaaggttgtggATGTGTTGATTGGAGTTGAGGCTCCAGGCAGTGAAGGAGGGAACTGTATGGTCTCATTGTGTTGTGTAGACGGGGAATTGAGGATGATGAGGAGGCGTTTCCATGGGAGTGCTGCTGTGTTCTTCTTGAACAGACACATTCCCTTATCTCCTGCCTGGGGAGAAACAAACACTGGCAGCTCATATGAAGGGGAGTTTCCCTGCATCTATTTGAGCTGTGCAGAAAAGCAACAGAGCCCTGATTAAATTTGAGAGACAAAAGTGCAGGACATCCACTAGGCccatgctgtctgtgttgataGCAGAACCATCTGTACGTTATGTGTCTTGACAAAGCCTTCCTTCATTTAATTTATATAAAAAGCTGTTTATTTCATcaaacaacagcttatctcatAGCATACatctctattaaaataaaaggtGTTAACAGAACCACATGCTGAATCGGTTTGGCTTTTTAAAGCTCCACTACCAGTGACCACCCAGAGATCCCAGACTCAGTATATGAATGGGATGGGCAATATGGTAAACGTTTGAAACCTGTCACCATAATGGCAGACTGCAttcatttttgctttaaatCAGGGCTGTGGGGCATAGATGAAGTAATCAAATTAGGGACAACTTGCAGCTTCTAAATCAAACACTTGGGCATAAAATATGGTCGGAAATTATCAGAGTACAAAACCTCTGATGTGTGATGGTGAAAGTAAAAGACTAGAAAAGTGCAGGTTAGCTTAGCATGTGCTTTATTCAGCAGTCTTCAGTGCTGACGATGCCAGGTCCACAGCACTATGTTTGCTATTCATAGATGATGGGGATTTCTACTACTCTCTGTCTCTGGATCAACAGAGGAAAAAGAACTGAAAGGTGATTATTTACCGAGTTCCACTCTGCACACCACTAAAATCATGGTGGTGTTCCACTCTGCACACCACTAAAAACAATATTCACCTTTAAAgttttatgtatatacatatatagatatatagatatatagatatagatatatatccgCTCTGTCACGCTGAGGAGAAATATCAGGACAAACGGTATATTGCATGCACACAGAGATCTCTTATAATAGACTCCATATAGTTCGGCTGAAGCTTTCTTTGGCAGAGGTAATGTTTTCATTGCcatttgttggtttgtttgtctgtgtgaaAGCAGGATTAGGCAAACACTGCCCGGCTGCTTTACATGAAACTTGGCAGAGAGGTGGAGCGCGTGAAAAGAAAGGACCTATTAAATTTTCGTGTGGCTCTGGATCACCTTCTTCTTTTAATTCCgagtttgttttgattttttcgaCACAGTGGGGTGCAGTTTGGTTGGGTACGATTATCATTACACGGACTACTGTCAAATGTTACAAAGATGTTGTCTAATGACCCATGCTGATTATTTGGTTCTCAGTAGATAAGTTCCAGTTCTTGGATACACCAAATAAAATCTCAAACTATTATTAATACCTCTTATTGCAGCTTTTGTTTAGAGACACAGGTTTAAAGACTACTAACCAAAATATGGGAAAGTCTGATGTTCTCTGAAAATATTCCAAATCCACAGTTCTGTCACAAATGGGCAATTCCCACCCATGAGTAAGCTCAAACTATGCAGAAATTCCAGTTTTTAATGGAATTTGTTGTGTTATTGCCTCTCTAAGGAGAGGAATAAACTTTAAAACTCAAATATTAGATGGCTTAACATGAAAACTGGTAAAAACATTAATGCTTCcttcagaaaaaaactgtatTCGCACTGATGGTGATCCTCTGACTTTGCGCACAGCACTTTTATTGTCTCATTACTTCAGTTTACCTAAGACATTATGACCACATGCTTGATAAACTAACAACACGGGTTTCCACAAGCCGTGgctgttttgtgtgtttagtGCCTCTGTGGAAGCACATAAACCTAAACAACTAAATGAAATGAGGGCTCAGCTGAAGAGTCTTGTTGAAACAGAAAGCAATAGATTAGAAAAGGTGATTGAGTAAGCAAAGGACCAGACAGGCATGGTGGAGGAGCATACAGAGTGATCTATGTGGACAGGCCTGTAATTGAAGGGAAGGAAAGGACCTTAGCCTAGATCAGTATCTACCACTCGAGCAGCTCAACACCCACATGTTTCCAGAAAGGCAGAGGGAAAGCGAGAACAAGACCCCCAGATGGACGACAAAAGTCTACgaggatgagagagagaggggtggAGGTGACGTAGAGACAGATGCTGGACATGTATGTGTGATGTTGGTTCCTCAGAGCTCTGACACAGATGGGAGGAAGACAAAGAGGGAGAGGATGTGAAAGTAAGACAGAGACAGTGACAGATATAGGGAGAAAGGAGATCAACATGTTGAGACAGACCCCTGGAGACACAGCCACCAGAGAAGCAGAGAATTATGGGAGTGCAAATTAAATTACACCGGAAGGGACAGTCAGGTCTGGACCTGCAGGAAACACTGCTCATGGggctctttctgtgtgtgtgtgtgtgtgtgtgtgtgcgcgcgcgcgccgATGTTTATGTAAACAAATAGAGTTTGGCTGTTTATGAATGTTTCATGTTCTTTTGTCTCCCTAGAAAAACAAATCTTATTCTCAGCGTCTCAGTGACACAACCTGATTAAAGCTTATGTAcgtgtgcgtgtgcgcatgTACGATTGTTAAGTAACCAGATACATTCAACATCAAAAGGTTTGAAAAACATAAATGGGTTAAGGAATAAAAGCAACACAAGAATAGGCAGCGGGTGGGCAAACGACACGCAcacaacacatacacaaatataCATTAAACATTTATGTACACAGTGAAATAGCTCTGCTGCCTCCTCAATTATgttgtatgtcatacatgaaaTCCCGATTCGTCACTTTAAATGCAGGTTATGCTCATTTCTGTCTGTGCAGACAGATACTgtagcaaaaaaaataataatttcatgCTACATGCTCAGATGAAGATCATACATAGACAGCTCTCACACAAGTATTGAGTTTTTGAGTGAATTTATTGCAGTGCTTGATTTTTTCCATTGTAAGTGCCTTAAACTGCTTTCTTGTGTTGTGAtgtcattgtgtgttttttttcgtGCATATACATATGGAAGTTCAGCTTTCTGAAGAAGCTGAAAGAAGCTTTTTGCTGAACCTGAGCAGAGAGGATAGCCCTGTACACTTCATGaattcatcctgctacttctCTCAGcggtcacatcatcaataaactcTAGTGCACTAGCCATACTGTAAACGTCCATGCCATAACattgcctccaccatgtttgacagatgatgtggaATGATTCGGCTCATTTCTCGCCTTTATTTTCCCATCCTTCTGGTGCAAGTTCACCTCGGTTTCATCTATCCAAAGAATTTGCTTCAGACCTTTGCAgccagttttttgttttctgtgaaaaTCTAATTTGCCACTCCTGCTCTcaagtgtaaccagtggtttgcattTTGTTGTAAACTCTCCATTCATGAAGACATGATGATATATCTTCCCCCTTGAGAATCTTCTTCACTCGAATAGATGTGaagctgtttttttctgtttttttaaccattGAAAGAATTCTGTCATCATGCACTTTAATCAGTCTGGCCATTCCTAATGATGGCCCTCTTCAGTTCCACTGACACCTCTTTGGGtctcatatttaaaattatagtgaaaagatttaaaatacaaaatcgACTTCAGTCCTAAAATAGCAAGGGAACAGGTTGCCTCAACTGACTGTGAAACTGCTTATCAGTTAAttatccaattacttttgagcacACAAAATGGGGGAACTAgttataaaaatgtctttaattctTAAACCATTTACAGTGAAagccccttgaattaaagctgaaagtctgcacttcaatcacatattggctgttttatttcaaatcaAATGTGGTGGTGTACAAAACTACAagtaaactacaaaaaaatgatGTCTTTGTCCAAACAATAATGGAGCTAACTATGATTTTTCTGCTTTGATACGTTTCATTTCATGTTGCCAGTTTTTCACTTCAGTTTGAGTAtttgtttgaaaagaaaagaaaagaaaagaaaagtatataTTAGCACTTTCTAAGACTGACATATAATCCTCCGAAATTACTTGTTAAAGTTGGAAAATAATATATCCACCGTCATCAGATTTGGGAGAAAAAAGCAGCCTTTCAGACAGGTTTAAATAACATTAAAGCAGGGTGATGATGACTTTCACCTGGGGCTGCTAATTTAGCAAATTAGTTGGGTTTTATAGAGACGTTCACGATGCAGACTCTGAGTGTTACCTTAGTCAAAGACAACATCTCATATTGACATTGTAATGCCAATCTGCTATCTATTAATATCTCCAGGgccattttttccttttaaaaaggtATTTTTTAAACAAGATGTTACGTAAAgaaggtttttattttgaaaaccaaTATTAATAGATATTGGCTCTTTAATTGATAAATACACAATTGTTGCACTAaggagtatttataacatttaccAGGCAAAGTATTACCAACCTTGTCTTTTTAATAGAAGATATTTATAACTTAGATCAATAAGAGGGGCATTTCTAAATGTCAGCACTAATAATGGATTTCatgaaaaatactttttgcctctgtattcttttttatttttagcactcACACTGGAGGACTGACCATGCACCAGTCTGTTCTGACTCACAGATACTAAACTAACACAAATACCTCTCATTCTTTTATCAAAAATATCTCTTTCAGCTTTACTGTATAAAGTTGAGTTATACTCTAATGTTGACcttgtgaaataaaatatatgttttattcTGTTGCTACACATGTACATACTGCAGCCAAATTGATGACAGGCCACTGTTAAGTTTGCTCATGATTAGCCGGCTAGTTATGAACGTATGTGTATATTGATATTGTTACCAGTTATGATATTTCTCCATCTTCAAGCCAGTTAGCTTTCTGTTACCTCCTGCAAATTCACCTTTCAACCTTACATCATTGATTCTACGATATCGCCATTCTTTCATCTACTTAACTTGCACACCACTGACAACGCACACATCAAGCACTTACAAACACTATCTGTTAAAATGTCAATTCACTAAGTGTTAAGCCTTTGCAGGACTGGGAGACCCGGGTAGACAGAAATAAGACAGATAAGTATGAATAGTAATAATTATTGTTTCAAGCTGCCTAAAGTCTTTTTATTGTCCAGCAGAGTGATTCTTCAAGGAACTGTAGCTTGTGATGCAGGCCTGGGGTACTGTGCTTTCACAAAGGTCACTGAAGCAGATTAGCAATTCAAATTGGGATAAAGGGGCTAAAAGGCTGCTGTAGCCCTGCCTGAGTCTTATTACATTAGCAAAGAGTAGGAGTGCAAAGGCACACTACTGATTAGATGACATAATAGGGAAGAAGCTTGAAGATATCATAGCAAGTACATAGTATCATGCACTTACTGTACATACTGTACCCATGCATCCACACACTCTTTGACAAACATTACTCACAATATGCTATTTACATACTACAGAGTACAATTTTATTGTGGTGGTTTATCACTGGTATAGTTCCACTAACTATTCCTGTTTACACGCATAGATTATAAGCACAGCCAGCATTCTGGCCATCTGCCCTCGTACAACATCCATCTTGCACAAATGAGCTTGGGATGCAGAAGAATTGTGACAGCAGTTTGAATGCAAGATTTCCTGCTTTTCAAGGTTAGTTTCCCCACCTTTGTTATAGTTCTGTTGTAGTGATTATGCAGCCTGCCTGGCATTAGACACATTTGACGATAACTGCTGTTACAATTTTTCAAAACTTCAGTGTTCAGCATGAGAAAATTGCTCAGACTGTGGtgcatgaaacacacacagaaatacacacagaaacaagctACAAATACAGTGCCTGTAGGCTAATGATGCATGCACTGTACCCGCTACCAGATACAGTACAAGCAAGGCTAACATCATAAATCCCTTCTGTCCTTGTCAAGCCTTCCTCTCACATCTCCAGTGTCATTTACCATATTCTATACTTTCAACACTGCTGGTTCTCAATCCAGTTCATGGAAGACCCAACAGTAAATAATTAATATTTCTCAGGGGTGTTAAGCCGAACATGAAGGTGTTCAGTTTTGGATTGACTTGACAGAGACTGGATATATCCTATCCAAAGAGTCCAAGAAATTAGGTTGGCAATGGTCTATGTGACATTACAGTTAACTACATagtcaaaataaatacaatcgCTGAAGAAAATGGATACATCCTGTGAAAGGCCTTTGCTTtgtttcagcaccatggacagtgAACACAGCCTCATGCACAGCTGATGCAGACACAATCCTCTGCAACAGTCCAGTGCACAACAAATGAAACAGGTTGAAGTGTAATTTAACCGATGTGTCCTCAGCTCGTTTTTCATTGTTCAACACGGCTGCCTTGGATACCAAAGCTAACACAAGGcaaagtgtctgtgtgtgcagacGATTATACAGACCTCAATATACTCTGCTGTTTACTTGCACAACCCGGATGCAAGTCAAACGCCTGAGATGCGTGCTCTGGGGCTGCTGTGCTATTGGGACAACAAGTAAACTGGGGACAATGCAAAGCCTGGATTAGGTACAGAAATCACTGGAGTGCTATTAACGATATTGAAACGAGCACCACTCAGAGGCCCTCCCTTCTATTCACAGAGCTGTGTTACAAGCGTGGACCTTTGTCCAAATGTCAAATTGTCACTGCCCCAGCCGTAGGAAGCCTTTAACAGGGCAGGAGTGGTAGAGAAGGAGAAACTAGGAGGATTGATAGAGAATGATTGACTGCAGCAGTGTCTGTGGAGCTGTGCTCTAGTCCCCCCCATGCTGTTTCATGATGAACAGCTGACAGGCTAAGAGATGCTGTGGAGACACTGGTAACCTAACGGTAATATGAcctctgaaaaataaataccaaTATACTGACAGATATGCTCAATGGTTGCCATGACTACTGTGAACCCACCCCCTTaaatgcactgtgtgtgtgtgtgtgtgtgtgtgtgtgtgtgtgtgtggcctcgTCAGTCCTACCTTGCACTCCTCCATGCACGTCCTAACCGAGTATGCATCTGTCTCGTATTTCTGAACCAGCAGTTCAAACTCGTGGTATCTGTCCTCCGCCTCCTGGTCAAGACGCTGATAAGCCTGGACACACTCACTGCATCCCAGCACATCCACCCCAGTGGCCATATCCAGGGTGCAGTTCATATCGTCCAGACTCGTAAACCCGTAAAACAAATCCAAAAGTGAGTAGGAATTACAAAAAGAAAGGTACAAATCGCTCAGATTCACGTACGCCAACTGTGTCCCGTTTTCCCCTCTACCAGAGAGGCCCCGGCACACGGTCTCCGCGTCCGTGAAAGTAAAGCAGTCTTTGGACAGGCTGTCGGGGTGACAGGTGTCCATTCGCCACAGAGGTTTGGTAGAATTCCCTAGAAAAATAACATCTTGCTCTCTGGCGAGACGCTGGGGGTCAGGTGATGTTTGGATGTGGTGTCGGTAGTTTGGGTACTCGCCCATGTCTGTAATTGCAAGCCCCTCGCCCGACCGCTTGTCTCGGGTTCGCGTCAGTTTTGCCTCGGCACAGAACCACAAGTGATCAGAGAGGAGGACGGTGATGAAGAGCAGAGAGGCCAGCGACAGTCGCCATCTCTGGGCCCTCTCCGACTCGGTAAATGGCTTCTCGTTCTCTCGGGGTGCAAACCAGTATTTTAAGCCTTCGTCATGCTGCCGACGCATCCAAGCACCCCTGGTCATATTTTAGGAAAGTGCTGCCCTGGCCGACTCCACCGCGGGGGCTGCTCTGCCACAATACTCATTGACTTGTTGGGGGATGGACTCCGGTTGGTTCTCCTCTGTATATCGGTGGGGTGCCGTGCCTCCGCCGGTCCAGGGCGCTCCACTATCGCGCCCGCAGCACTCGGAGCTATTCCGATCCAATTAGCGAGCCCGCACAGATTAAGCCTCGCGCTGCCGCATCCCGGTTCTCCATGGCTCTCCGGGGGGAAACGGCGTCCTCTTTGACCGCATGCCCCCCTCTCCCTACCGTCTCTCCCCGGGTTTGTTCTTTCGGCGGGGGTGCAGGGAGACCAGCTGTTGCGAGCCTCTCGGTGCTGATGCTGCGCGTCTGCCGCCGTTCGCTTTGCAGATTCACTTAAAGGAGAGCAACGAGCCCTTTTGATGCAGGCAGGCTAGTTTCTCTGTCCCGTACCTGGGCGAAAAACCTAGAATCCTTTCTCCTGTTGGCCATTGTCATCTTGGACCGCGGTTAAGTTGCCGCCATGTTCGTCTTGAAACACTTTTTCGGAGAGCTGGGTCTGTTTGCGTCATCTCCATCGTT
This DNA window, taken from Oreochromis niloticus isolate F11D_XX linkage group LG16, O_niloticus_UMD_NMBU, whole genome shotgun sequence, encodes the following:
- the nalf1b gene encoding transmembrane protein FAM155A; amino-acid sequence: MTRGAWMRRQHDEGLKYWFAPRENEKPFTESERAQRWRLSLASLLFITVLLSDHLWFCAEAKLTRTRDKRSGEGLAITDMGEYPNYRHHIQTSPDPQRLAREQDVIFLGNSTKPLWRMDTCHPDSLSKDCFTFTDAETVCRGLSGRGENGTQLAYVNLSDLYLSFCNSYSLLDLFYGFTSLDDMNCTLDMATGVDVLGCSECVQAYQRLDQEAEDRYHEFELLVQKYETDAYSVRTCMEECKMVYKPWLCSQYFQTTQMHCSNRIPCGQYCLEVQQRCPFVLPDNDDLIHGGSPSFICTGLLEDYPSGVDPDAECCDVRWYLKADNRSRGTLKRTHPPCQHRTSLSSSAACRLCNSRLKLCLLVLVLLHTVASLTASHNATGLGLPTITPLEESPANEE